A DNA window from Camelina sativa cultivar DH55 chromosome 17, Cs, whole genome shotgun sequence contains the following coding sequences:
- the LOC104759324 gene encoding F-box protein At1g30790-like codes for MVLLEGGCNENDQKDKLDPIPNDLEAEILTRLPAKSLMKLLCVSKVWSSIIRSQRFIDSHYALSSSTRSRFIVTCCNNGAFAPADFKRLFIFSSSLEVKSSSLVAKLDMTIPFDVVLYSNFKCPSIHGFLSCYSNNYQFIVCNLSTRQVITLPIKGPCASLGYDPVGRQFKALNLVSSPDRSLQFLVHEVITLGGTGEVSRSQVTTARYYPFTDGLYINGSIYYGAWDERLDPLIACFDVRYENISFIKVPRDPLFWGNSVLIDYRGTLASIFVNEFKPFQSFGLWILEDATKHEWSKQTFELPFPLVNMTSPGTNKAGEIIFAPKYLPGIGQPLFIFYYNVEKKDMRSVRLHGIADDEEFRRRYRLLHNTCVTISPDHVESIASL; via the coding sequence ATGGTTTTGTTGGAGGGAGGTTGTAACGAGAACGATCAAAAAGACAAGCTAGATCCGATCCCTAATGATCTAGAGGCGGAGATACTGACTAGATTGCCGGCAAAGTCTCTGATGAAGCTTCTATGTGTGTCAAAGGTATGGTCTTCCATCATCCGAAGTCAGAGATTCATCGATTCACACTACGCTTTGTCCTCCTCGACGCGATCGCGTTTTATAGTAACTTGCTGTAATAATGGTGCATTCGCCCCGGCTGACTTCAAGCGTTTGTTCAtattttcctcttccttggaggtgaaatcttcttctttagttgCCAAGCTAGACATGACAATACCTTTTGATGTGGTCTTGTATAGCAACTTCAAGTGTCCTTCCATCCACGGCTTTCTCAGTTGTTATTCTAATAATTATCAGTTCATTGTATGTAACCTGAGCACGAGGCAAGTCATTACCTTACCCATTAAAGGACCCTGCGCATCCTTGGGATATGATCCTGTTGGTCGTCAATTCAAAGCGTTGAACCTGGTGTCGTCTCCTGACCGGTCTCTTCAATTTCTAGTGCACGAGGTTATAACACTTGGCGGAACAGGAGAAGTATCACGTAGTCAGGTTACCACCGCTCGTTATTACCCTTTTACCGATGGCCTTTACATCAATGGTTCCATCTATTACGGTGCTTGGGACGAAAGACTAGACCCGTTGATTGCGTGTTTTGATGTTAGATACGAGAACATAAGTTTTATCAAAGTGCCTAGGGATCCTCTGTTTTGGGGTAACTCGGTATTGATAGATTACCGAGGGACGTTAGCTTCGATTTTTGTAAACGAATTTAAACCTTTCCAAAGTTTCGGTTTATGGATACTTGAGGATGCCACAAAACATGAATGGTCCAAGCAAACGTTTGAGCTTCCGTTCCCTTTGGTCAATATGACTTCCCCAGGCACCAACAAGGCTGGTGAAATCATTTTTGCCCCAAAATATCTCCCAGGCATTGGTCAACCCTTGTTCATTTTCTACTACAATGTAGAAAAGAAAGACATGAGAAGCGTTAGGCTCCACGGAATTGCAGACGATGAAGAGTTTCGGCGCCGATATAGACTCCTACATAATACGTGCGTCACTATCTCGCCCGACCACGTTGAAAGTATTGCCTCTTtgtaa
- the LOC104759326 gene encoding F-box protein At1g30790-like has protein sequence MVLLGTAIKSSEVEDEKDKLEYSIPYDLEVEILSRLPTKSMMKARCVSKIWSSIIRSQRFVDSYYTLSLTRSRFIVTLCNGDVYAKRDVERLLIFSSSFEEEKSSSLVATLDMTIPSVVLNYNFKCPSIHGFLGCCSSRFQFIVCNPTTRQVITLPIKGIRASLGYDPVGRQFKALNLVTRHELFPDFLVHEVITFGGRGEVSRKKVTTAPYYPVADGLYINGYIYYAAWAPMLRMDPVIVCFDVRYEKISFINAPRDVVFWEFESILIDYRGKLASISIYPYAPFQSFGLWILEDAMKHDWSKQTFELPFPLVDVTSPGTNKAGEIIFTPKYLLNHGQPFFIFYYNVEKKNIRSVRLHGVVDDEEFWRRYGLLKNMTVTISPEHVESIASL, from the coding sequence ATGGTTTTGTTGGGAACTGCCATCAAGAGCAGTGAGGTGGAAGATGAGAAAGACAAGCTAGAATATTCGATCCCTTATGATTTAGAGGTGGAGATACTAAGTAGATTGCCGACAAAGTCTATGATGAAGGCCCGATGCGTGTCAAAGATATGGTCTTCCATCATCCGAAGCCAGAGATTTGTCGACTCCTACTACACTTTGTCCTTGACGCGATCACGTTTTATAGTCACTTTATGTAACGGTGATGTATACGCCAAGCGTGACGTCGAGCGTTTGTTAATTTTCTCCTCTTCCTTCGAGGAagagaaatcttcttctttagttgCTACGCTAGACATGACAATACCTTCTGTGGTCTTGAATTACAACTTCAAGTGTCCTTCCATCCATGGCTTTCTCGGTTGTTGTAGTAGTAGATTTCAGTTCATTGTATGTAACCCGACCACGAGGCAAGTCATTACTTTACCCATTAAAGGAATCCGCGCATCCTTGGGATATGATCCTGTTGGTCGTCAATTCAAAGCGTTGAACTTGGTGACTCGTCATGAACTGTTTCCTGATTTTCTAGTTCACGAGGTTATAACAtttggaggaagaggagaagtaTCACGCAAAAAGGTTACCACCGCTCCTTATTACCCTGTAGCCGATGGACTTTACATCAATGGTTATATTTATTATGCTGCTTGGGCCCCTATGCTAAGAATGGATCCAGTGATTGTGTGTTTTGATGTTAGATACgagaaaataagttttattaatGCGCCTAGGGATGTTGTCTTCTGGGAGTTTGAATCAATATTGATAGATTACCGAGGGAAGTTAGCTTCGATTTCAATATACCCATATGCTCCTTTCCAAAGTTTTGGTTTATGGATACTTGAGGATGCCATGAAACATGATTGGTCCAAGCAAACATTTGAGCTTCCCTTCCCTTTGGTCGATGTGACTTCCCCGGGCACGAACAAGGCTGGTGAAATCATTTTTACCCCAAAATATCTCCTAAACCATGGTCAACCCTTCTTCATTTTCTACTACaatgtagaaaagaaaaacatcagaAGCGTTAGGCTCCACGGAGTTGTAGACGATGAAGAGTTTTGGCGCCGATATGGACTCCTAAAGAATATGACCGTCACTATCTCACCCGAACACGTTGAAAGTATTGCCTCtttgtaa